The following proteins are co-located in the Ursus arctos isolate Adak ecotype North America unplaced genomic scaffold, UrsArc2.0 scaffold_13, whole genome shotgun sequence genome:
- the LOC130543500 gene encoding uncharacterized protein LOC130543500, with protein MCLHRELTESTGPRLSVRPALCPCFCHRIRVCESKSLRTGTPGLLEGKHQLRCGGAPGSRPAGVPASGKQGRCSAWPPPPRGSGLAAASCHTNPAVEPQLSCVLSAWMKLPFSGTLTKPRHPFGKSGVQGRTLHGHDTQRAPAGGLRSDVGSHTPPGGLPGQARERCPRLTGPDRCREVPPWAWSRLARSPEAGRRASTRKDAQEGTPLHASSQASSVSGRLRQTLGGPHYCRLCLCSDKHFLRENHIFSSPRLNLHLSNTQLLEAFRTVTVGSAAFTKGGRGCHGGSSVNAPIIDSRNDSRAQLRAITIITHP; from the exons ATGTGTTTGCACCGGGAGCTCACAGAGTCCACAGGCCCGCGGCTGTCTGTCCGGCCTGCGCTCTGCCCTTGCTTCTGCCACCGCATCCGCGTCTGCGAGAGCAAGAGCCTTCGGACCGGGACGCCAGGCCTGCTGGAGGGCAAGCACCAACTGCGCTGCGGGGGGGCCCCGGGGTCAAGGCCAGCAGGTGTCCCCGCCAGTGGGAAGCAGGGACGGTGCTCAGCCTGGCCCCCGCCGCCTCGGGGCTCTGGCTTGGCGGCTGCGTCCTGCCACACGAACCCTGCAGTGGAGCCCCAGCTTTCGTGTGTCCTCTCGGCTTGGATGAAACTCCCCTTCTCTGG GACCCTGACAAAGCCCAGACATCCGTTTGGAAAATCTGGAGTCCAGGGGAGGACCCTGCATGGACATGATACCCAACGCGCTCCGGCTGGCGGTCTCAGGTCCGACGTGGGAAGCCACACTCCTCCAGGGGGGCTGCCGGGCCAGGCGAGAGAACGCTGTCCCAGGCTCACAGGCCCGGACAGGTGCAGGGAGGTGCCACCCTGGGCCTGGAGCAGGTTGGCTCGCTCCCCAGAGGCAGGCCGCAGAGCCAGCACGAGGAAAGACGCGCAGGAAGGCACGCCCCTCCACGCTTCATCCCAGGCCAGCTCTGTATCTGGCCGTCTCCGCCAGACTCTGGGAGGGCCTCATTACTGCCGTCTTTGTTTGTGTTCTGACAAACATTTCCTGCGGGAGAATCACATTTTCTCCTCCCCTCGGTTGAACTTACATTTGTCGAACACCCAGCTTCTCGAGGCCTTTCGAACAGTCACGGTGGGTTCAGCGGCCTTTACAAAGGGTGGGAGGGGCTGCCACGGGGGATCCTCTGTGAACGCTCCCATTATCGACTCCAGAAATGACTCCAGAGCCCAGTTACGTGCTATTACGATCATTACCCACCCCTAA